The following is a genomic window from Streptomyces chrestomyceticus JCM 4735.
GTCGCAGGACCGCGCCAACAGCGAGTTCGCGCCACGCAAGCACGTCGGGCGGCCCGCCCAGGAGTACTTCATCGACGCTGACCAGAAGGTCGTCAGCATGCCGGACACGACCACGGAGCCGCGGCCGGTGCCAGGACCGTTCGGGTCCGGCAAGACCCCGCTGAGCTCGATCGCGATCTCGCGCGGCGAGGACACCGCGGCGGGCGTCTCGGCCGACGGCCGGTCGCTGTACGTGGCGCCGCTGGAGTACGGCACCGAACGCGGCCCGGAGCTGCTGCACAGCACGGCCAAGAACGGATTCTCGGCACCCAGTTGGGACGGGCTGGGCGACCTGTGGATAGCGGACCGCAGCGACAAGGGCTCGCGGCTGCTGCGCCTGCGGGAGGGCAAGGGCACGCCCGACGTGGTCACGGTGCCCGGCCTCGGTGACCGGCGGATCAAGTCGATCAAGGTGGCGTCCGACGGCATCCGGATCGCGGTGCTGGTCGAGGACAAGGGACGTACGACGCTGCAGCTCGGCCGGGTCGAACGCGGCGGCACGGCGCAGCACCCGGTGCTGTCGGTGGAGGAACTGCGGCCGATCGCGCCTCAGTTGGAGGACGTGGTGGCGGCGTCGTGGGCGGGCGGCAGCCGGCTCGTGGTGGTCGGCCGGCAGTCCGGCGGGGTGCAGCAGATGCAGTACATGGAGACGGACGGCTCGGCGTCGAGCGCGCAGACGCTGCCCGGCGTCAACGGGGTCAAGGCGGTGACGGCTTCGGAGGACGAGACGAGGCCGCTGGTCGCGGACGGGGCCGAGGGGATCGTGCGGCTGCCGCAGGACGCGAACTGGAAGACCGTGGCGAAGGAGGGGAAGGCGCCGGTTTATCCGGGGTAGGGCGGGGCGGGTGATGCTTGGGTTGCCCGCGTTCTTGCCGTCGCTGTTGGGGATTTGGGTGGTGGGGTGCGGTGGGTGGGTGTAGGTCTTGTCGTGGCCGTGGATGCGGGGCAGGGCCGTTGTGGTTGTCGGTGTGACCGTGCCGTGTTCGGCAGGTTCTGACCGGGGCTGAGATCGGCACAGCCCTGTGGATTCACCCCGTCACCCGGGTTATCCACAGGGGGTGGTGCCCCACCCCACCCCGCGGGACAGTAGATCCATGCGGGGCGTATGGCGGGAAATCACCGGTCTGGTACTACCGGTGGACTGCGCCGGATGCGGCCTTCCTCGTACGGAACTGTGCGAGGACTGCCACAAGGCGCTGATCCGGGGGGCGAGGGGGAGTGGGGGTGGGGGCGGGGGAGGCCCCCGGGGCCCCCGGAGGGTGCGGCCGCGGCCTGTTCCGCCCGGCCTTCCGCCCACCTGTGCCGCGGCGCCGTACGCCGATGAGGTGCGGGCTGTGCTGCTCGCGCACAAGGAGCGGGGTGCGTTGCGGCTGGCCGTTCCGTTGGGGCAGGCGCTTGCGGGGGCCGTGCGGGGGCTGTGGGCGCGGGGTGGGCCGTTGAGTTCTTACGGTGGGGAGGCTGGGGCTGGTGGTGGTTCTGGGGGCGGTGGGGAGCTTTGGGCCGGTAGGTGGTCTGGGGCTGGTGTGAGCGCTGGGATAGGTGGTGGGCTTTGGCCCGGTGGCGAGCCTGGGGGCAGGGGTGCTGCTGCGTCTGGGGGCGAGCCTGGGGGCAGGGGTGCCGCCCTGTCCGATGGAGAGCCTGGGGTCAGGGGTGCCGCCCTGTCCGGTGGAGAGCCTGGGGCTAGTGGGGCTGCTGCGTCTGGTGCTGAGCTTGAGGGCAGTGGTGCTGATACGTCCGGAGCTGAGTCTGAGGGCAGTGGTGCCGGCATGTCCGGTGGCGAGCCTCGGTCCGGCTGGAGGACGGGGCTCTGGGCTGGCTGTGGGCCTGGTGCCGGCGGTGGGCGTCAGCCCAGTGGTCAGCTTCGGCCCGGCGGTGAGCATCAGCCCAGTGGTGAGCTTCGGCCCGGTGGCGAGCCGCAGCCCGGTGGTGAGGCGCAGTCTGGTGGAGAGCCGGGGGCACAGCCTGGCGGAGGACCGAGCGTGCAGGTAGGTGGAGGGCCGGAGGCGCAGCCTGGCGGTGCACGGCCGCTCGATGGTGCGTCTGGTCCTGGTGAGGTGGCGGGGGCCGGGGCGGCTGGGTGTGTGCGTTTGGCCGGTGGGGAGCTTTGCTCTGCGGAGTCGGTGAGGGGTGGGGCTGGGGGTGTGCGAGGGGCTGGTGGTGAGACGAGGTCTGGGTGGGTAGGGGATCAGGTGAGGTTTCGGCTTGTGTCTGGTGGCGTAGCGGGCGCTGCCGGGTCGGAGCCGGTGCAGGGCTGTCCGCGTCAGCCCCGTGGGCAGGTGGGTCGGGCGGGGCACCCGGCGGGGAGGGACAGCAGGGGAGATTTTCCGCGAGCGGCTGCGGGTGACCTGTGCGGTACCAGGGCGTGTCCTGGTGGCGGGGCGGGCTGCTCCGGGGCCGTATGGTCCGGTGTGGAGTGCCCGCGCGCCGGCGGTGGAGCGTTGGATCTTACTGGGTCGGGCAGGCCTGGGGAGCCAGGGACGGCTGAAGGGCCGTGTGGCTGCCTCCGGCCGCTGGATGACGGCGGCGGCTCCGCGCTGCCCCGGGCCGTCTCCGGCCCCCCAGGCCAGCCCCACCCCGCCGCTCCGGCGGCCACCCTCGGCGCCCCGACCGTCACCGGCCCCTCAGCTCACATCGCCCCCACAGCCACCACCCACCCCACCCGAAGCGCTCGCCCTACTCACCCCACCACCCCCCTCCTCCTCATCCCCGTCCCCTCAGCCCGGCGGGCGGTGGCTGGGCGGGGGCATGATCCGGTGCGGCGGATCGCGCTTGCGGCGGCTCGGGACCTTCGGCGGGAAGGGGTGCCCGTTCGGGTCCTCTGCGTGCTGCGGCAGCGGCGTACGGTTGCTGATCAGGCGGGCCTCAGTGCCCGCCAGCGCGTGGCCAACGTCTCCGGAGCCCTGACAGTCGTCCCCGGAGCCGTGCGGCTGCTGGCGGTGGCCCCGGTGGTACTGGTGGACGATCTGTTGACCACCGGGGCTTCGCTGGCGGAGGCGGCGCGGGCCGTGCGGGCGGCCGGGGGGAAGGTGGTGGGGGCAGGTGTGGTGGCGGCGCCGCGGAGTGCTTTCGAAATCAACTGGAACTGACCGCCAAAATTCATCGTTGCAGGTAACGAGGGCGAAAAAGCACCCAAACGGAGCTAGTGCCGGCCAGGGGGTGCCGTCACCCGTCCGGGAGAGCTATGTTCGGTTGTGAGGACTTGGCTGACGCTTTGCCTCGGATGCCGGGATAGGTGCGTTCATGGGCTTTTGCAGGGACCCTGAAATGAACGGGAGTGGGGACCCTGCCGACGGGGGAGGAGGAGGTGAAAGTCGCCAAGTCCGAGGCTTCGGCACTCACCGGAGCCTGGTGCAAGAAGGAATCGCTCCGCGCGTAGCAGCGGGGTGATCCGGGAACGGAGTTCTGCGTGGACATCGTCGTCAAGGGCCGCAAGACCGAGGTGCCCGAGCGGTTCCGCAAGCACGTGGCCGAGAAGCTGAAGCTGGACAAGGTCCAGAAGCTCGACGGCAAGGTGATCAGCCTGGACGTCGAGGTGTCCAAGGAGCCCAACCCCCGGCAGGCCGACCGTTCCGACCGAGTGGAGATCACCCTCCGCTCCCGAGGCCCGGTGGTACGGGCCGAGGCGGCCGCCGCCGACCCCTACGCCGCGCTGGACCTGGCCACGGCCAAGCTGGAAGCGCGGCTGCGCAAGCAGCACGACAAGCGCCACTCGCGCCGCGGCAACGGGCGCATCCCGGCGAGCGACGTCGCGGTCAGCGTCCCGGACGCGGCGAAGCTCGACGAGACCGGCCACCTGACCGTGGACGGTGAGCCGCAGGAGCAGGTGCCGACGACGAAGATCGGGTCGCTGGAGGTCCAGGGCGAAGGCCCGCTGGTCGTCCGCGAGAAGACCCACTCCGCGGCGCCGATGACGCTCAACCAGGCGCTCTACGAGATGGAGTTGGTCGGACACGACTTCTACCTCTTCGTCGACGCCGAGACCAAGCAGCCGAGTGTCGTCTACCGGCGGCACGCCTACGACTACGGCGTCATCCATCTGAACCCTGACTCGTTCGGGGGAGAGGAGCCCGGTGGCGCCGGTGGGGCGCTCGGCGGCTGACAGTCGCTGAAGTGGTGCCCCCGGCGTACGCCCGGGGGCACCATTGCGCCTGCGGGGGGCAGGAGTTGAGGCCGTATAGTGTCTGTGCCGGCCAGGGAGCTTGTGAGCACGTGATGGCGACATGCGGGGGAGAGGGGTGTATGGCGCTGTTCGGGCCGGCCGCAACGGGCTGTAGTCAACCAGCCTTATGTCCAAACTCTGGCCTTCACCGGCCGAGTAGTTGACGGGGAGGAACGATGGGGGACAGCTTCGGGCCCGTGCGCGGCGGAGCGGACGACGACGGGGTCGGCGTCGGTGACGGTTCCGGCACGGACGCGGGCATGTCACGCGCGGAGCCGATCAGGGTCCTGGTCGTCGACGACCACGCGCTCTTCCGCCGGGGCCTGGAGATCGTGCTCGCCCACGAGGAGGACATCGAGGTCGTCGGTGAGGCCGGGGACGGCGCCGAGGCGGTGGACAAGGCCGCCGACCTGCTGCCCGACATTGTGCTGATGGACGTACGGATGCCCCGGCGCGGCGGCATCGAGGCGTGCACCTCCATCAAGGAGGTGGCCCCCAGCGCGAAGATCATCATGCTGACGATCAGCGACGAGGAGGCCGACCTCTACGACGCGATCAAGGCCGGGGCCACCGGCTACCTCCTCAAGGAGATCTCCACGGACGAGGTGGCGACGGCGATCCGCGCGGTGGCGGACGGCCAGTCCCAGATCAGCCCGTCCATGGCGTCCAAGCTGCTGACCGAGTTCAAGTCGATGATCCAGCGCACCGACGAGCGCCGCCTGGTGCCGGCGCCCCGGCTCACCGACCGTGAGCTGGAGGTCCTCAAGCTGGTCGCGACCGGTATGAACAACCGGGACATCGCCAAGGAACTGTTCATCTCCGAGAACACCGTCAAGAACCACGTCCGGAACATCCTGGAGAAGCTGCAACTGCACTCCCGGATGGAGGCGGTCGTGTACGCGATGCGGGAAAAGATCCTGGAGATCCGCTGAGGGGCTGAGGGAGGGGCGTGCCACGGCCCGCTCCACCCCCTGTGCCCCCGCTTCCGCCCCTACGCCCCAGCTTCCACCTCCACCTCCGCGACCAGCGCCGCCCGCAGTGCGGCGTCGTCGCAGCGTTCGATGCGTACGGAGTCGCAGCCGACCCACCGCGCGGCCTCGGTCAGCGCCTGGGCCATCGGCCGTACGGCCTTGGCGTCGCGCAGGGACACCTGGCGGGCGACGAGTGTGCTGCCCTCGCGGGCCGGGTCCACCCGCCCGGCGAGCCGGCCGCCGGTCAGCAGCGGCATCGCGAAATAGCCGTGTATCCGCTTGGGGCGCGGGACGTATGCCTCCAGGCGGTGGGTGAAGTCGAAGATCCGTGCCGTGCGCGGGCGGTCCCAGATCAGGGAGTCGAAGGGGGAGAGCAGGGTCGTACGGTGCCGGCCGCGCGGCGTTTCGGCCAGGGCGGCGGGGTCCGCCCAGGCGGGCCTGCCCCAGCCCGCCACCTCGACCGGGACCAGCCCCGACGCCTCGATGACGGCGTCCACCTGCTCGTTCTT
Proteins encoded in this region:
- a CDS encoding ComF family protein; translated protein: MPVRVLCVLRQRRTVADQAGLSARQRVANVSGALTVVPGAVRLLAVAPVVLVDDLLTTGASLAEAARAVRAAGGKVVGAGVVAAPRSAFEINWN
- the hpf gene encoding ribosome hibernation-promoting factor, HPF/YfiA family yields the protein MDIVVKGRKTEVPERFRKHVAEKLKLDKVQKLDGKVISLDVEVSKEPNPRQADRSDRVEITLRSRGPVVRAEAAAADPYAALDLATAKLEARLRKQHDKRHSRRGNGRIPASDVAVSVPDAAKLDETGHLTVDGEPQEQVPTTKIGSLEVQGEGPLVVREKTHSAAPMTLNQALYEMELVGHDFYLFVDAETKQPSVVYRRHAYDYGVIHLNPDSFGGEEPGGAGGALGG
- a CDS encoding response regulator codes for the protein MGDSFGPVRGGADDDGVGVGDGSGTDAGMSRAEPIRVLVVDDHALFRRGLEIVLAHEEDIEVVGEAGDGAEAVDKAADLLPDIVLMDVRMPRRGGIEACTSIKEVAPSAKIIMLTISDEEADLYDAIKAGATGYLLKEISTDEVATAIRAVADGQSQISPSMASKLLTEFKSMIQRTDERRLVPAPRLTDRELEVLKLVATGMNNRDIAKELFISENTVKNHVRNILEKLQLHSRMEAVVYAMREKILEIR